A window of Dorea formicigenerans contains these coding sequences:
- a CDS encoding sulfurtransferase TusA family protein, translating to MAEIQFDDQVDITDKVCPLTFVKAKVAIEELDDGEVLAIRMNDGEPVQNVPRSMKEEGHKILKLEDNADGTYTLYVRKVEE from the coding sequence ATGGCAGAAATACAATTTGACGACCAGGTAGATATTACAGATAAGGTTTGCCCACTCACATTTGTAAAAGCTAAAGTAGCAATTGAAGAGCTGGATGATGGTGAAGTCCTTGCAATTCGAATGAATGACGGAGAGCCTGTTCAGAATGTTCCAAGAAGTATGAAAGAAGAAGGACATAAAATCTTAAAGCTTGAGGATAATGCAGACGGAACTTATACACTGTATGTCAGAAAGGTAGAAGAATAA
- a CDS encoding HesA/MoeB/ThiF family protein: protein MAMTDEQIERYSRHIILKEVGAKGQKKLLKGKVLIIGAGGLGAPAAMYLAAAGVGTIGIVDADEVDLSNLQRQIIHTTADVGKAKVRSAKETMNAMNPDVTVNTYRMFVDSTNIRELIRDYDFIIDGTDNFPAKFLINDACVLEKKPFSHAGIIRFKGQLMTYVPGEGPCYRCVFKNPPPKDAVPTCKQAGVIGAMGGVIGSLQAMEAIKYLLGVGDLLTGALLTFDALTMEFHKIKLPKDTHNCAVCGDHPTILEPIDYEQEVCEETAGRFDAPRKEE from the coding sequence ATGGCAATGACAGATGAACAGATTGAACGTTATTCTCGCCATATTATTCTAAAAGAAGTAGGCGCAAAAGGTCAGAAGAAGTTGCTGAAAGGGAAAGTTCTGATTATTGGAGCCGGTGGTCTTGGAGCTCCGGCAGCTATGTACCTTGCAGCAGCAGGAGTTGGAACAATCGGAATTGTAGATGCAGACGAAGTTGATCTGTCCAATCTTCAGAGACAGATTATCCATACAACAGCAGATGTAGGAAAAGCAAAGGTCAGATCGGCAAAAGAGACAATGAATGCCATGAATCCGGACGTTACAGTCAATACATACCGCATGTTCGTGGATTCTACGAATATCAGAGAACTGATCCGGGATTATGATTTTATTATTGACGGAACAGATAATTTTCCGGCAAAATTCCTGATCAACGATGCATGTGTACTGGAGAAAAAACCATTTTCACATGCAGGAATTATCCGCTTTAAAGGTCAGCTTATGACATATGTTCCGGGAGAAGGACCATGTTACAGATGTGTATTTAAAAATCCACCACCGAAGGATGCAGTCCCAACCTGCAAGCAGGCAGGTGTCATTGGAGCTATGGGTGGAGTCATTGGTTCCCTTCAAGCTATGGAAGCAATCAAATATTTGCTGGGAGTTGGAGATTTATTGACAGGTGCGCTGCTTACTTTTGACGCTCTGACGATGGAATTTCATAAAATTAAGCTTCCAAAAGATACTCATAACTGTGCAGTGTGCGGAGATCACCCGACAATTC
- a CDS encoding thioredoxin family protein, with the protein MAVRINKDDFEEKVLKSDLPVIVDFYSDSCIACKKLAPVLGDVEDDYEGKLYVYKVNTNFDKELAKEYQIAANPTLLFVKNAEVLDRKIGAHTLAELKTWVEALL; encoded by the coding sequence ATGGCAGTACGGATCAACAAGGATGATTTTGAAGAGAAAGTTTTAAAGAGTGATCTTCCGGTTATCGTAGATTTTTATTCTGATTCCTGCATAGCATGTAAAAAGCTTGCACCGGTATTGGGAGATGTAGAAGATGATTATGAAGGAAAATTATATGTATATAAGGTGAATACCAATTTTGATAAAGAGCTGGCAAAAGAATATCAGATAGCAGCGAATCCAACCCTTCTCTTTGTAAAAAATGCAGAAGTATTAGATCGAAAAATAGGAGCACACACTCTGGCAGAGCTTAAGACCTGGGTGGAAGCTTTACTGTAA
- the thiS gene encoding sulfur carrier protein ThiS, with protein sequence MIIVVSGEKKEVKDNLTLPELIAQENVEMPEYITVSINEEFVPSDEKETTVLKEGDVVEFLYFMGGGC encoded by the coding sequence ATGATAATTGTAGTTTCAGGAGAAAAGAAAGAAGTAAAGGATAATCTGACATTACCGGAGTTAATCGCGCAGGAAAATGTAGAGATGCCAGAGTATATAACGGTATCTATTAATGAAGAGTTTGTTCCTTCAGATGAGAAAGAGACAACCGTATTAAAAGAAGGAGACGTTGTAGAATTTCTTTATTTCATGGGAGGTGGATGTTAA